The region CTTTGAATGTGTTTGATATGAGTAAGTATTTGTGATATAGTAGGCTACTGAAAGTATTATATAAAGTATTATAAAGTCGACAGGTAGCCTGTACGGTGCCTGAGGTCCTTCATGCACAATTTGGAACCAATTCGAGTATGAAATACAAGTAACGATCAGATTAATTTCGAAAACATTACTATAACTAGATTTGTCATGGGGATCCACAATAGGCTATTCACAACTTTCATTTCGGACAGAAGAAGTTAACTTGGCTTGGAGATTGGGTTGTGACGCAGTTACTACGGCTTGTAATTTCATGCCAACTGTTTTTCCCTGCTAGAAATGCTGCAATCAGCacttctgtacaaacaatggagGTACGTGGAGAGGAAGAAGTTACGGCCGACTCAAAAACTTGGATAGACTGGACACTGGACTCGACCCTGCGAGATATTTAGCCATGCGAGTTTTGTTTTATTAGCCTACGTTTTCTAGAAATTATGGCTGTtttagatttttgattccaaGAGAGGAAATCTCCAACACATAATGACAATGCAcggacaaaatatatatataaaaaaatagccTAACTCTGATACTTGATCTATCCTACAGACCACAAAATCGGTCCAAATGGCTCGACCACCCTAATTGAGAGAGGGGAAAGCGGAGAGTCGCATCCCGGTGGCGGAGCTGCCTCCCGTGCCGAACCGTCTGACAACCCCCAGTCCTGCGAAGGGGACCAGCAGTCACTGGGAGGAATAATGATTCCGAATAGTCTGCTTGGTTTCCAGTCGAGGTCGCCGGTGTTCAGAACACTGTCCAGATCCTCCAGTGGATATTTTTCGTTCGACAGCGATTCTATTCCAAGCTCCCCGCTATTGAAAGATAAGTCGACACAGACTCCGAGCCCATCTAGCCAAGTCATTACCCACGCACTGCAGCGCATGTCTCGAGCACTGGAGACCCGGCGAGATTATGGTAAGGCACGCACCCTTGCTGGTGTCGCACAAATAAAGATTGTTACTCACAATTCAGAGCGCTGGTTTCGAGGCATGGCATGGCGCACATGATAAACTATTTACGCTGCCCTTGTGGTAATCAGAAAGTACACTTTTTTATACACTTAACTCACAACATTTGACGACGTCCCCTGACTATTACAATGTACTAAGGACCATTGATTCTGTATCGTATTTATTGATATGGGGGGAGGATGGCGGGCTATTATGCACGGATGCGTC is a window of Salmo salar chromosome ssa18, Ssal_v3.1, whole genome shotgun sequence DNA encoding:
- the bcl2l11 gene encoding bcl-2-like protein 11 isoform X1, whose protein sequence is MGLLFSDHKIGPNGSTTLIERGESGESHPGGGAASRAEPSDNPQSCEGDQQSLGGIMIPNSLLGFQSRSPVFRTLSRSSSGYFSFDSDSIPSSPLLKDKSTQTPSPSSQVITHALQRMSRALETRRDYDVWPNPLRPYRSRPPPTAGDMRPEILIGQELQRIGDEFNNLIIHRRIPGRNGQVAQGNLQHMHQEPAFLLWMSLLIGRLLQIILRRR
- the bcl2l11 gene encoding bcl-2-like protein 11 isoform X2, whose protein sequence is MNHKIGPNGSTTLIERGESGESHPGGGAASRAEPSDNPQSCEGDQQSLGGIMIPNSLLGFQSRSPVFRTLSRSSSGYFSFDSDSIPSSPLLKDKSTQTPSPSSQVITHALQRMSRALETRRDYDVWPNPLRPYRSRPPPTAGDMRPEILIGQELQRIGDEFNNLIIHRRIPGRNGQVAQGNLQHMHQEPAFLLWMSLLIGRLLQIILRRR